A stretch of DNA from Arachis hypogaea cultivar Tifrunner chromosome 19, arahy.Tifrunner.gnm2.J5K5, whole genome shotgun sequence:
attgtGTTGTGGCTGTTTATAATTGCTCGATGGCTCTGATAGTGTTTTACTGGTTTTGTGCTTCTGCTCATTGATTTtgtgctgctgctgtttttttcagtttctaaaatttttgttgaaattgtCTTGCTAttgcaaaaattagaaataaaatcattattgaaatttttttatttttgtttatctttattgATTTCAGGTTTAATGTGGTTACTTTATGCTTGTTTTATAATGTTTGTTGCTGGATGAAGTGTGCTTCACTTGGCATGCCTTGTATCTGATGCTGGAATGGTGGAGCTGCTCCTACAATTTAGAGGGAAGATTGCAACTgcaaaattacttattttaaggTAGTTGTGTCAGTAGTTCTTCTATCTTTTAAATGATGTACTTTATGCTCTAAAGTGCAACTTGCCAAAGGCTGCACTGAAGAGGAGACAAACCCATTCGTCTTCATACTGTGTGTCCTATATATTTTATGCCTATGAAATTATCTATCCTAGCTATGAAGATCTACCCCGCCTCTTGTTATATTCTGGTTCTGCACTTGTAGTCACATTTCTTATCTTACTTTATGTGCTAAACATCTAGTTCATGAGAAACTTTATAGAATTAAGGCTAGTGAAACATTGTTATAGTTTACTGGATAATGCATGTTTTTCTAAGTAATACATATACATTTGGTACTTTTCAAGTGTTTCAAGTGATAACAACACTTGAGAGCATtatatttatgcatttttttttattgttggaaTCAGCCATTCTCTGAGGTAGTTATTAAGGGACAGGACATTTATTCAGTTTCATTATGATTCATTTTGTGTTCATTATTGAGATATTTGTTTGGTTGAATCAGACATTTTTGTGAATATGATAAACACATGATTTGGTATGTGTATAAAGTATAAACTTTTTTTTGATTTCTTACGGTACATACAATTAAATATATAGATGACTTATTAGAATGTTGTTAGTTTATTGCTTGAGTATTATAGTTTATTTTCTAATGATTTATTAGAATGTTGTTAGTTTATAATATAATGATAACGCgatttttattctaaaacggttttttcggttggACCACTGATTGAACCGGTTAGACcaatgaaccagtgaaccagtgattAGAGCgatttgatgaccggtccggttctcagaaccttgCTCATAACACAGCCTGTAAATCCCGCCAAAAATTGGTAAGTAATTAGTTAATAAGTTGCATTTTAATTAGAAAAGCTAAAAAtgaaaaactaatatcaaaataggataaagatcgtcgaaatgagaattttgatatcaatatcgaaaatttggcccaaaaatgGGACCGGAAGGATTGAACTGGTTGAATTGGGACCCAAACCGGACCcgtgggtccaaccggacccaaactCTTAAATGAAACAACAGCTTTCTTCTTCCTCATTAGCTGCTAGACGCCATAACAGAAAGGGAGAGGAGGAGAGCTCCCTAACCCTAACCAAATACTCCAATCACCATATCTTCCTCGTTTGAGCTACGATAGCCGCATCGTTCGCGGCCACACGCTCAGTGCgtcgagctctacctttctatccAAACAATTTCACCGGTAAACCTCATATTTGGTTcagaatctctatccctctttctttggtaaacttgAAAATCTATGGTGAATCTTGTCCAatttttgtgttctaggttcaagttagcttctgggacttgtgggctcaagctattgagcatatggatatggtaagaacaccctaaccctagctcaatcttgtaTTTATGATGGAAAAAACTGAAATTGGAACATGTATATGTATTAGGTGTAGATTAAGTTGGCATATAAGCATTGGATTTGAGTTGGGAGTAATTGGAGGCTTGTTGGTGATCAAGCTTGGTTTGGGGGCTGTTTtaattgagcttggaggggctgtaattttgagttgtgaggctgccttgggtgaactaagtgattggccaaagtatggtttaagtttcgcacgtttaatatttacggtgttatgaaaacttaggttagaagaaccataggataagttgaatttgtTAGTGGCATTTAATGAGTAGCTTTGTATTGTTGGTATAATTGTTGATGAACATATATTGGAATTATGAGACATTGAGGTTattaattttatgctcttggacTTGCTTATAATGGGTTGTGTTGATGTTGATGTATTGATGGATTGTTGTTGGTGTTTGTTACTAAAATGTGTTATGTAAAGTTGATAGATTAATGTGTATGAAGGGTTGATTTATGTTAATGGAATTTAATTGGTATATGTTGATGGAAGGTTGACAAATATATGATGAAAGTTGGTATAGGTGAAGAATTGATATGAATAAATGAAGGGTTAATGAGGTATGAGGTAAATGTGGATAATTATTGATGATCAAGGTTGGTTAAGTTGATTATAGGTTATATTGGCAATGGTTGTTGATGAATTGGGTTGATATGGTATTGTAATGCAAGTTTTAATGGTAAGAAACTTAAATCGGAGAAAGTGAGGTTTTGTTGGAAATTGGTTAAAACCAAATTTTGATGAACTTTAGACGTCCATAATATTCTCCTCAAATTTTGGATTAAATTGTGGTTTGttgcaaataaaatatggttTTAAGAGATTTTGATTGATATCAACTTTGTGGAAAACGGAATTTTGTGGAGAAAGTTATGGACGTTGCAAGTTTAGTGTTTAAATCTGTGTTCAGGATGGCCAAACAGGTTGCTGCAAGTTTCCTGGGCATTCTGCTCATTTTTCGAAAGAACgcccatccacgcgtgagcgtggctcacgcgtacgcgtggagtgaaATTTTGGCGACGAATGCGCGagaagcatgcgtacgcgtgtgATCATATTCACGCGTACCCATGACTCATGCTTACGTGTGACTTGATGTATgctctacgcgtacgcgtggatgctgcCTGCTGCAAAAATTGGTTTTGACTGTTTTTAAACCAATTTtccacttctaaacctctattttcttcCTTTAAGGTTTAAAGTATGGTTTTAGGTCCAGTGGATAAAAGAAGCTAGGAAAATAAGATATCTTGGGGGTGAAGAAAGTTGTAAATGGTGGCTTTTATGAAGGAAATGAGTATGTTAACGAAGTTTAACGCTAAGGCTTGACAAGTGATGATGTATTGATAATAAAATTGccatggcttatgaataatgatatATGAGATATGAGTTTCTCTGGGTAAAAACCatggctcgccaccacgtgttccaggttgaatctcgatactctgtttaccctacgtcgtaagggtgaccgggcacgtataaattcccgggtatggatagcccctattgagtgattatatgatgattgaatgtgaactctatgcatagactcttggggatgcgtgacgggggacagtctaaggttttcggacttgttgggttggctggataaccgacagatgggccccatcagccataggacatgcatgcatcatatgcatttgtttgttttgattgctatgcatttcttgggtttgcctaattgatatatatcacctgctatctattatacttgctatttgtactatctgctcattacttgtgcgtgaacttatTTGGTTGCCTGTTTCTGTTGCATTGTGGATGATGGAGGGATGGAGGAAATGgagaaatggtttggtgttagattaggattgaaattgagtaagttaggtagatttagaatacctacccctgtttaaagcttctgtttagtaattaagttggataattgaatgacgaagttctaggattgtctatggcattctcaggaccttatttattatgcgTGTGGCACTTTTACCGTGCTGAGAACCTcaggttctcattccatactgtgttactatttttcagatgcaggtcgagaggctccttgctaggcgtctggatcttgAAGCGAAGTAGTTCCTGGATGTATTTTAGGTTTCTGTTcatatttgtgtatatatatgtgtgtagcTTACTCCCCAAGTAACTtgtgtatgctgctcctcttagaggttgagggagagatatgAGTTTATTGtggtattttggtatattttgggaaTACCTATgtatgttcatatatatatatatatatatatatatatatatatatatatatatatatatatatatatcctccagCCAGCCttaacttcgcaggctgagtcaggggctAGTTATACTGTTTCCTTGGCTTTCCTTTACATCTCGGTTTACCTTTATCTttttcctattaggtttcttagtacgcaagtaatcctattccttgagcgttgcgcttttcattttgcgatttttgtttacccgttTGTTTCAAGGCTCCTACTATACTATTTCTTtcataaatatatgtatatttttattgtttagagGTTTGTAATGccttactatctcagtcttatggCTTAAGCATAAGATTTAGTATAGTAAGGTGTTACACAGCCCGAATCAAAGAAGTCAAGGAGTCCAACTAAAAAGTCTAAGTGCTCCTAAAACTACAAATTGAAAGATGAGTCCATTACCCAGCCCAAT
This window harbors:
- the LOC112777612 gene encoding uncharacterized protein isoform X1, coding for MTGPVLRTLLITQPVNPAKNWFKLASGTCGLKLLSIWIWCRLSWHISIGFELGVIGGLLVIKLGLGAVLIELGGAVILSCEAALGELSDWPKCRSRGSLLGVWILKRSSSWMYFRFLFIFVYIYVCSLLPK
- the LOC112777612 gene encoding uncharacterized protein isoform X2; this encodes MVELLLQFRGKIATAKLLILRFKLASGTCGLKLLSIWIWCRLSWHISIGFELGVIGGLLVIKLGLGAVLIELGGAVILSCEAALGELSDWPKCRSRGSLLGVWILKRSSSWMYFRFLFIFVYIYVCSLLPK